The following are from one region of the Streptomyces rubrogriseus genome:
- a CDS encoding HAD family hydrolase: protein MPIKAVVWDVDDTLFDYTTADREGMRAHLVAEGLLAGYGSAEQALVRWREITDQQWARFSAGEVDFVTQRRDRTRVFLGRPELTDAEADDWFQRYVTHYEAAWSLFPDVMPVLDALAGSHRHAVLSNSSLTVQDRKLRVLGVHDRFEAILCAAELGVSKPEAGAFLAACDALALGPAEVAYVGDHPEIDGRGAADAGLLSVWIDRGGVYATVDPPAGPRRIASLSELPALLGADTRFGAPSTFG from the coding sequence ATGCCGATCAAAGCCGTGGTCTGGGACGTCGACGACACCCTCTTCGACTACACCACCGCCGACCGCGAGGGCATGCGTGCCCATCTGGTCGCCGAGGGACTGCTCGCCGGGTACGGGTCGGCCGAGCAGGCTCTCGTTCGCTGGCGGGAGATCACCGACCAGCAGTGGGCGCGCTTCTCGGCGGGCGAGGTGGACTTCGTCACACAGCGCCGCGACCGGACCCGGGTCTTCCTGGGCCGGCCGGAGCTGACGGACGCCGAGGCCGACGACTGGTTCCAGCGGTACGTCACGCACTACGAGGCCGCCTGGTCCCTCTTCCCCGACGTGATGCCCGTCCTGGACGCGCTCGCCGGCAGTCACCGGCACGCCGTGCTCTCCAACTCCAGCCTCACCGTCCAGGACCGCAAACTGCGCGTCCTCGGCGTGCACGACCGCTTCGAGGCCATCCTGTGCGCCGCCGAGCTGGGCGTCTCCAAGCCGGAGGCCGGGGCCTTCCTCGCGGCCTGCGACGCCCTCGCCCTCGGTCCGGCCGAGGTCGCCTACGTCGGCGACCACCCGGAGATCGACGGACGCGGCGCCGCCGACGCCGGGCTGCTCTCCGTGTGGATCGACCGCGGCGGCGTCTACGCGACCGTCGACCCGCCGGCCGGTCCGCGCCGGATCGCCTCGCTCTCCGAACTTCCCGCGCTCCTCGGCGCCGATACCCGTTTTGGAGCCCCGTCGACCTTCGGGTAA
- a CDS encoding DUF742 domain-containing protein, producing the protein MGTPPGGPSSGNWSYGPGQGQGDGSANGYGYPSVPSHRQPYAPQGPGPSPYDQPHAPRIQPVQPQRRTPEPAPAGASNNPLVRPYAMTGGRTRPRYQLAIEALVHTTAQPHQMQGQLPEHQRICNLCREIKSVAEVSALLTIPLGVARILVADLAEAGLVAIHQPGGDESAGGQPDVTLLERVLSGLRKL; encoded by the coding sequence GTGGGAACACCCCCAGGCGGTCCGTCATCGGGCAACTGGTCGTACGGCCCTGGTCAGGGCCAAGGCGACGGCTCGGCGAACGGGTACGGCTACCCCTCCGTGCCGAGCCACCGGCAGCCGTACGCGCCGCAGGGCCCCGGCCCTTCGCCGTACGACCAGCCGCATGCTCCGCGCATCCAGCCCGTGCAGCCGCAGCGCCGCACCCCTGAGCCGGCGCCCGCCGGGGCGTCGAACAACCCCCTGGTGCGCCCGTACGCCATGACGGGCGGCCGCACCAGGCCCCGGTACCAGCTCGCCATCGAGGCGCTGGTGCACACCACCGCGCAGCCGCATCAGATGCAGGGCCAGCTGCCCGAGCATCAGCGGATCTGCAACCTCTGCCGGGAGATCAAGTCGGTGGCCGAGGTCTCGGCCCTGCTGACGATCCCTCTCGGCGTGGCCAGGATCCTCGTCGCCGACTTGGCGGAGGCGGGACTGGTCGCCATCCATCAGCCCGGCGGCGACGAGAGCGCCGGCGGCCAGCCAGACGTGACACTGCTCGAAAGGGTGCTCAGTGGACTTCGCAAGCTCTAG
- a CDS encoding MerR family transcriptional regulator: MRLADLSKRSGVSTATIKYYLREGLLPPGRQVNATTAEYDDGHLRRLRLVRALIQVGKVPVATAREVLGHVDDDSLGRTVRLGAALWALPQEAEPDGADPAVAAARVEVDRLLELLGWETSRELAPLSPVHRSLVVAVAALRRLDYPWDAELMAPYGELMMEVARRDLDFMETHASEAEKVEMAVAAAVLFQPVLRALHRLAQEEESARRYGIE; the protein is encoded by the coding sequence ATGCGACTGGCCGACCTGAGCAAGCGCAGCGGGGTGTCCACCGCGACGATCAAGTACTACCTGCGGGAAGGGCTGTTGCCCCCGGGCCGGCAGGTCAACGCGACCACGGCCGAGTACGACGACGGTCATCTGCGCCGACTGCGGCTGGTACGGGCGCTGATCCAGGTCGGCAAGGTGCCGGTGGCCACGGCCCGGGAGGTACTGGGGCACGTCGACGACGACTCGCTGGGCCGCACCGTCCGGCTGGGGGCGGCCCTGTGGGCGCTGCCGCAGGAGGCCGAGCCGGACGGGGCGGACCCGGCGGTGGCCGCCGCGCGCGTGGAGGTGGACCGGCTGCTGGAACTGCTGGGCTGGGAGACCTCCCGGGAGTTGGCCCCGCTCTCCCCCGTGCACCGCTCCCTGGTGGTGGCGGTGGCCGCCCTGCGCCGCCTCGACTATCCCTGGGACGCGGAACTGATGGCGCCCTACGGCGAGTTGATGATGGAGGTGGCCCGGCGGGACCTCGACTTCATGGAGACCCACGCCTCGGAGGCGGAGAAGGTCGAGATGGCGGTCGCGGCGGCGGTGCTCTTCCAGCCGGTGCTGCGGGCCCTGCACCGGCTGGCGCAGGAGGAGGAGTCGGCGCGGCGGTACGGCATCGAGTGA
- a CDS encoding nitrate- and nitrite sensing domain-containing protein encodes MRRSKNSPEPSARGNFTPPPRTAAPAPAPAAEPQAEPPAPSGGRFTPRNWRVTTRLNAILLIPVLVGLVMGGFQVKSSIDTWQDAEDAESTARLVRASLGYANALYNERDITAAPLLQGKGEKDSTVAAARQATDEAADTFDAAAQGMPGKPGLERRLKVFREQEPKLQTLRAAAYTSKLKGVETEEGYTGVAHPLMEFANELGLGTGNITSYGRTVYAISLTKAALSLERSIGMHMLVKPGPEPGHLASQRVALSSYAYLERIAIEEYIGGGTEADAQKLEDAEAKLKEDGAAMAKEAKAKDPDYVPPPSNPTTMISELAGLESTDTSDRAELAQQGITPENWWAVNTLKFDAYQKIESDLADKAVSEASTIADDAERDAYITGAAVVIALLAAFVLAGMVARGMSRSMRRLRNAAFGIAEQRLPMLVDQLSRTDPGRVDTRVQPIPITSTDEIGEVARAFDQVHREAVRLAAEQALLRGNINAIFTNLSRRNQSLIEGQLSLITDLENNEADPDQLENLFRLDHLATRMRRNGENLLVLAGEEPGRRWDQPVPLVDVLRAASSEVEQYERIELSGVPEAEIHGRAVTDLVHLLAELLENATTFSSPQTKVRVTATRLPDGRVMVEIHDKGIGLTAEDFADINHKLANPPTVDAAISQRMGLFVVGRLSDRHGIRVQLRPSGEQAGTTSLVMLPDAITHGGGGEQQQQRDEFTVSQIIPEQNFQGGGESFGQVGQPMRTAAELGFDDSRYAEIPDDIRELDPVGRSLMREERRAALEAQSHPELPGPADRGGAGNDGAAGFQDQFTGQQPGYDGQQPGYGQSPDGYQQQPNGAYQESPNGAYDQQSAYADPQQAYQEPRQASYDEQYYAPNGGLPEAGNHSPFEQRRHQDDWPQQDGYQNGYPDQYPTGAPQAQSAEAADVTEADRVGFDRPGPAPSAAHELTDAGLPRRGSTAGGAGDAGHVGQETPAAAPGAGGEDTWRSANDDRWQQASSLRKPKAGGVTSSGLPRRVPKANLVEGAAETTPQGGPQVSRAPEDVRGRLSNLRRGVERGRNAGSETNGQDTRNEHRGPDSTYNQER; translated from the coding sequence GTGAGGCGAAGCAAGAACAGTCCCGAGCCATCGGCCCGGGGCAACTTCACCCCGCCGCCGCGCACAGCGGCGCCCGCCCCCGCCCCTGCCGCGGAACCCCAGGCCGAGCCGCCCGCGCCGAGCGGTGGCCGTTTCACGCCGCGCAACTGGCGGGTGACCACCCGGCTGAACGCGATCCTGCTCATACCCGTGCTGGTCGGCCTCGTCATGGGCGGCTTCCAGGTGAAGAGCTCGATCGACACCTGGCAGGACGCCGAGGACGCCGAGAGCACCGCGCGCCTCGTACGCGCCTCCCTCGGCTACGCCAACGCCCTCTACAACGAGCGCGACATCACCGCGGCCCCCCTGCTGCAGGGCAAGGGTGAGAAGGACTCCACCGTCGCCGCGGCCCGCCAGGCCACCGACGAGGCGGCCGACACCTTCGACGCGGCGGCCCAGGGCATGCCCGGCAAGCCCGGCCTGGAGCGCCGGCTGAAGGTGTTCCGCGAGCAGGAGCCCAAGCTCCAGACGCTGCGGGCGGCCGCGTACACCTCCAAGCTCAAGGGCGTGGAGACCGAGGAGGGCTACACCGGTGTCGCCCACCCCCTCATGGAGTTCGCCAACGAGCTGGGCCTGGGCACCGGCAACATCACCTCCTACGGCCGTACCGTCTACGCGATCTCCCTGACCAAGGCCGCGCTCTCCCTGGAGCGCTCCATCGGCATGCACATGCTGGTCAAGCCGGGTCCGGAGCCCGGCCACCTCGCCAGCCAGCGCGTCGCGCTCTCCTCGTACGCCTACCTGGAGCGCATCGCGATCGAGGAGTACATCGGCGGCGGCACCGAGGCGGACGCGCAGAAGCTCGAGGACGCCGAGGCGAAGCTCAAGGAGGACGGCGCGGCCATGGCCAAGGAGGCCAAGGCCAAGGACCCGGACTACGTTCCGCCGCCGTCCAACCCGACGACGATGATCTCGGAGCTGGCCGGACTCGAGTCCACCGACACCAGTGATCGCGCGGAGCTGGCCCAGCAGGGCATCACGCCGGAAAACTGGTGGGCGGTCAACACCCTCAAGTTCGACGCGTACCAGAAGATCGAGTCGGACCTGGCCGACAAGGCGGTGTCCGAGGCGTCCACGATCGCCGACGACGCCGAGCGGGACGCCTACATCACGGGTGCCGCGGTCGTGATCGCGCTGCTCGCCGCGTTCGTCCTGGCCGGCATGGTGGCCCGTGGGATGAGCCGCTCGATGCGCCGGCTGCGCAACGCGGCCTTCGGCATCGCCGAGCAGCGCCTGCCGATGCTGGTCGACCAGCTCTCCCGCACCGACCCCGGCCGGGTCGACACCCGGGTGCAGCCGATCCCGATCACCTCGACCGACGAGATCGGCGAGGTCGCCCGCGCCTTCGACCAGGTGCACCGCGAGGCGGTCCGGCTCGCCGCCGAGCAGGCGCTGCTGCGGGGCAACATCAACGCGATCTTCACCAACCTGTCGCGCCGCAACCAGTCGCTGATCGAGGGCCAGCTGAGCCTGATCACCGACCTGGAGAACAACGAGGCCGACCCGGACCAGCTGGAGAACCTCTTCCGACTGGACCACCTGGCCACCCGTATGCGCCGCAACGGCGAGAACCTCCTGGTCCTCGCCGGCGAGGAGCCCGGCCGCCGCTGGGACCAGCCGGTCCCGCTGGTCGACGTGCTGCGCGCCGCCTCCTCCGAGGTGGAGCAGTACGAGCGCATCGAGCTGTCCGGCGTGCCGGAGGCCGAGATCCACGGCCGCGCCGTGACCGACCTCGTGCACCTGCTCGCCGAGCTGCTGGAGAACGCCACGACGTTCTCCTCGCCGCAGACCAAGGTCCGCGTCACCGCGACCCGGCTGCCCGACGGCCGCGTGATGGTCGAGATCCACGACAAGGGCATCGGCCTGACCGCCGAGGACTTCGCGGACATCAACCACAAGCTGGCCAACCCGCCGACCGTGGACGCCGCGATCTCGCAGCGCATGGGTCTGTTCGTGGTCGGCCGGCTGTCCGACCGGCACGGCATCCGCGTGCAGCTGCGCCCCTCCGGTGAGCAGGCGGGCACCACCTCGCTGGTCATGCTCCCGGACGCCATCACCCACGGTGGCGGCGGCGAGCAGCAGCAGCAACGCGACGAGTTCACCGTGTCGCAGATCATCCCGGAGCAGAACTTCCAGGGCGGCGGCGAGAGCTTCGGCCAAGTCGGCCAGCCCATGCGGACCGCCGCGGAGCTGGGCTTCGACGACAGCCGGTACGCCGAGATCCCCGACGACATACGCGAGCTGGACCCGGTGGGCCGCTCGCTGATGCGCGAGGAGCGCCGCGCGGCCCTGGAGGCCCAGTCGCACCCCGAGCTGCCCGGTCCCGCGGACCGGGGCGGCGCCGGGAACGACGGGGCCGCCGGCTTCCAGGACCAGTTCACCGGACAGCAGCCGGGCTACGACGGACAGCAGCCGGGTTACGGCCAGTCCCCCGACGGCTACCAGCAGCAGCCGAACGGCGCGTACCAGGAGTCGCCGAACGGCGCGTACGACCAGCAGTCGGCGTACGCCGACCCGCAGCAGGCGTACCAGGAACCGCGGCAGGCGTCGTACGACGAGCAGTACTACGCGCCGAACGGCGGTCTGCCGGAGGCCGGGAACCACTCGCCCTTCGAGCAGCGGCGCCACCAGGACGACTGGCCGCAGCAGGACGGATACCAGAACGGATATCCGGACCAGTACCCGACCGGTGCCCCCCAGGCGCAATCCGCCGAGGCCGCTGACGTGACCGAGGCGGACCGCGTAGGCTTCGACCGTCCGGGGCCGGCCCCCTCCGCCGCCCACGAGCTGACCGACGCCGGTCTTCCCCGCCGCGGATCCACCGCGGGCGGCGCGGGCGATGCGGGGCACGTGGGCCAGGAGACGCCGGCCGCCGCACCGGGGGCGGGCGGCGAGGACACCTGGCGGTCGGCCAACGACGACCGCTGGCAGCAGGCCTCCTCGCTGCGCAAGCCCAAGGCGGGCGGGGTGACCTCCTCGGGCCTCCCGCGCCGGGTGCCCAAGGCCAACCTGGTCGAGGGCGCGGCCGAGACCACTCCACAGGGAGGCCCCCAGGTCTCCCGCGCTCCGGAGGACGTCCGGGGCAGGCTGAGCAACCTGCGGCGCGGCGTCGAGCGAGGCCGCAACGCAGGCAGTGAAACGAACGGCCAGGACACGAGGAACGAACACCGTGGTCCTGACAGCACCTACAACCAGGAGCGTTAG
- a CDS encoding RidA family protein, with product MRREDIDPRFFGDRPAYNRAVLVEQPRRWLVVAGHEARDDEGGIAAVGDVRGQLRLTFRRLAETLDKAGFALRDLVQIRIFTVDIEAVTAHYDAVLDELAAADCRPASLLAEVRALSDPRMLVEIEGLAAQ from the coding sequence ATGCGCCGCGAGGACATCGACCCACGTTTCTTCGGGGACCGGCCGGCCTACAACCGGGCCGTACTGGTCGAACAGCCCCGGCGCTGGCTCGTGGTCGCCGGTCACGAGGCCCGGGACGACGAGGGCGGCATCGCCGCCGTGGGCGACGTCCGCGGTCAGCTCCGGCTGACCTTCCGGCGCCTGGCGGAGACCCTGGACAAGGCCGGGTTCGCCCTGCGCGACCTCGTCCAGATCCGGATCTTCACCGTCGACATCGAAGCGGTCACGGCCCACTACGACGCCGTACTGGACGAACTGGCCGCCGCCGACTGCCGCCCCGCCAGCCTGCTGGCCGAGGTCCGGGCCCTGTCCGACCCGCGGATGCTGGTCGAGATCGAGGGCCTGGCCGCGCAGTAG
- a CDS encoding fumarylacetoacetate hydrolase family protein, with amino-acid sequence MRIARFSIDGNVAFGAVEGDQPDQLVLDIIKGIPFADYELSGTKVPLSKVRLLPPVLPNKVVAFGRNYAEHARELGNEVPDAPFAFFKPSTSVIGPGDAIQYPSFTEELHHEAELAVVIGRMCREVPRERVQDVIFGYTCANDVTARDVQRREKQWARAKGFDSSCPLGPWVETGLDLATAGDLTVQLTVNGAQRQLGRTSEMIHSIEDLIVNISEAMTLLPGDVILTGTPAGVGPLNVGDEVAVTIEGIGTLTNKVVKRG; translated from the coding sequence GTGCGCATCGCCAGGTTCTCCATCGACGGGAACGTCGCCTTCGGCGCGGTCGAGGGCGACCAGCCGGACCAGCTCGTCCTCGACATCATCAAGGGCATCCCGTTCGCGGACTACGAGCTCTCCGGCACCAAGGTGCCCCTGAGCAAGGTGCGGCTCCTGCCGCCGGTACTCCCCAACAAGGTCGTCGCCTTCGGCCGCAACTACGCCGAGCACGCCCGCGAACTCGGCAACGAGGTGCCCGACGCGCCGTTCGCCTTCTTCAAGCCGTCCACCTCCGTGATCGGCCCCGGCGACGCCATCCAGTACCCCTCCTTCACCGAGGAACTGCACCACGAGGCCGAACTGGCCGTCGTCATCGGCCGCATGTGCCGCGAGGTCCCGCGCGAGCGCGTCCAGGACGTGATCTTCGGCTACACCTGCGCCAACGACGTCACCGCCCGCGACGTGCAGCGCCGCGAGAAGCAGTGGGCCAGGGCCAAGGGCTTCGACTCATCCTGCCCGCTCGGCCCCTGGGTGGAGACGGGCCTCGACCTCGCGACCGCGGGCGACCTCACCGTCCAGCTCACGGTCAACGGCGCCCAGCGCCAGCTCGGCCGTACCAGCGAGATGATCCACTCCATCGAGGACCTGATCGTCAACATCTCCGAGGCGATGACACTGCTCCCCGGCGACGTGATCCTCACGGGCACCCCGGCCGGCGTCGGCCCCCTCAACGTCGGCGACGAGGTCGCCGTCACCATCGAAGGCATCGGCACTCTCACCAACAAGGTTGTCAAGCGTGGCTAG
- the gltX gene encoding glutamate--tRNA ligase: protein MASASGSPVRVRFCPSPTGNPHVGLVRTALFNWAFARHHQGTLVFRIEDTDAARDSEESYNQLLDSMRWLGFDWDEGPEVGGPHAPYRQSQRMDLYKDVAAKLLDAGHAYRCYCSQEELDTRREAARAAGKPSGYDGHCRDLTDAQVEEYTSQGREPIVRFRMPDEAITFTDLVRGEITYLPENVPDYGIVRANGAPLYTLVNPVDDALMEITHVLRGEDLLSSTPRQIALYKALIELGVAKEIPAFGHLPYVMGEGNKKLSKRDPQSSLNLYRERGFLPEGLLNYLSLLGWSLSADQDIFTIEEMVAAFDVSDVQPNPARFDLKKCEAINADHIRLLEVKDFTERCRPWLKAPAAPWAPEDFDEAKWQAIAPHAQTRLKVLSEITDNVDFLFLPEPVLDEASWSKAMKEGSDALLTTVREKLDAADWTSPEALKEAVLAAGEAHGLKLGKAQAPVRVAVTGRTVGLPLFESLEVLGKEKALARIDAALGRLAA from the coding sequence GTGGCTAGCGCATCCGGCTCCCCCGTACGCGTCCGTTTCTGTCCGTCCCCCACCGGTAACCCCCACGTGGGCCTGGTCCGCACCGCCCTGTTCAACTGGGCCTTCGCGCGCCACCACCAGGGCACCCTGGTCTTCCGCATCGAGGACACCGACGCGGCCCGCGACTCCGAGGAGTCGTACAACCAGCTCCTGGACTCGATGCGCTGGCTGGGCTTCGACTGGGACGAGGGCCCCGAGGTCGGCGGCCCGCACGCGCCGTACCGCCAGTCGCAGCGCATGGACCTCTACAAGGACGTCGCCGCCAAGCTCCTGGACGCCGGCCACGCCTACCGCTGCTACTGCTCCCAGGAGGAGCTGGACACCCGCCGCGAGGCCGCCCGCGCCGCCGGCAAGCCCTCCGGCTACGACGGCCACTGCCGGGACCTGACCGACGCACAGGTCGAGGAGTACACCTCCCAGGGCCGCGAGCCCATCGTCCGCTTCCGGATGCCCGACGAGGCGATCACCTTCACGGACCTGGTCCGCGGCGAGATCACCTACCTGCCGGAGAACGTCCCGGACTACGGCATCGTCCGCGCCAACGGGGCACCCCTCTACACGCTGGTCAACCCCGTCGACGACGCGCTGATGGAGATCACCCACGTCCTGCGCGGCGAGGACCTGCTCTCCTCCACCCCGCGCCAGATCGCCCTGTACAAGGCGCTGATCGAGCTGGGCGTCGCCAAGGAGATCCCCGCCTTCGGCCACCTGCCCTACGTCATGGGCGAGGGCAACAAGAAGCTCTCCAAGCGCGACCCGCAGTCGAGCCTCAACCTCTACCGCGAGCGCGGCTTCCTCCCCGAGGGACTGCTCAACTACCTCTCCCTGCTCGGCTGGTCGCTCTCGGCGGACCAGGACATCTTCACGATCGAGGAGATGGTCGCGGCCTTCGACGTCAGCGACGTCCAGCCCAACCCGGCCCGCTTCGACCTGAAGAAGTGCGAGGCGATCAACGCCGACCACATCCGCCTCCTCGAGGTCAAGGACTTCACCGAGCGCTGCCGCCCCTGGCTGAAGGCCCCCGCGGCCCCCTGGGCCCCCGAGGACTTCGACGAGGCCAAGTGGCAGGCGATCGCGCCGCACGCGCAGACCCGCCTCAAGGTCCTCTCCGAGATCACCGACAACGTCGACTTCCTGTTCCTGCCGGAGCCGGTCCTCGACGAGGCGAGCTGGAGCAAGGCCATGAAGGAGGGCTCGGACGCGCTCCTGACCACGGTCCGCGAGAAGCTGGACGCCGCCGACTGGACCTCCCCGGAGGCCCTCAAGGAGGCCGTCCTGGCCGCCGGCGAGGCCCACGGCCTCAAGCTCGGCAAGGCCCAGGCCCCCGTCCGCGTCGCCGTCACCGGCCGCACGGTCGGCCTGCCCCTCTTCGAGTCCCTGGAGGTCCTGGGCAAGGAGAAGGCGCTGGCCCGGATCGACGCGGCGCTGGGGCGACTGGCGGCGTAA
- a CDS encoding GTP-binding protein encodes MDFESSDGGRATTSAKIVVAGGFGVGKTTFVGAVSEINPLRTEAVMTSASAGIDDLTHAGDKTTTTVAMDFGRITLDQDLILYLFGTPGQDRFWFMWDDLVRGAIGAVVLCDTRRLADCFPAVDYFENSGLPFVVALNGFDGQQPYSPDEVREALQIGPDTPIITTDARHRADAKSALITLVEHALMARLR; translated from the coding sequence GTGGACTTCGAAAGCTCTGACGGAGGGCGGGCGACCACCTCCGCGAAGATCGTGGTGGCCGGCGGCTTCGGCGTCGGCAAGACCACGTTCGTGGGCGCCGTCTCCGAGATCAACCCCCTGCGCACCGAGGCCGTGATGACCTCGGCCAGCGCGGGGATCGACGACCTCACGCACGCCGGGGACAAGACGACCACGACGGTCGCCATGGACTTCGGTCGCATCACGCTCGACCAGGACCTGATCCTGTACCTGTTCGGTACGCCCGGCCAGGACCGGTTCTGGTTCATGTGGGACGACCTGGTGCGCGGCGCCATCGGCGCGGTCGTGCTGTGCGACACCCGCCGGCTGGCCGACTGCTTCCCGGCCGTCGACTACTTCGAGAACAGCGGTCTGCCGTTCGTCGTCGCGCTCAACGGCTTCGACGGCCAGCAGCCCTACTCGCCGGACGAGGTGCGCGAGGCGCTGCAGATCGGCCCGGACACCCCGATCATCACGACCGACGCCCGGCACCGCGCCGACGCGAAGTCGGCCCTGATCACACTGGTCGAGCACGCGCTGATGGCCCGTCTGCGGTAG
- a CDS encoding DUF742 domain-containing protein: protein MTPPTASHDPYAEPYEDEGDQPLVRPYAMTGGRTRPRYQLAIEALISTTADPAALMGLLPEHQRICHLCREVKSVAEVSALLAMPLGVARILVADLAEAGLVAIHQPGGDENNGGAPDVTLLERVLSGLRKL, encoded by the coding sequence ATGACCCCGCCCACCGCCTCTCATGATCCGTACGCGGAGCCGTACGAGGACGAGGGCGACCAGCCGCTGGTCCGTCCCTACGCGATGACCGGTGGCCGGACCAGGCCGCGCTACCAGCTCGCCATCGAGGCGCTGATCAGTACGACGGCCGACCCGGCAGCGCTCATGGGGCTGCTTCCCGAGCACCAGCGGATCTGCCACCTGTGCCGCGAGGTGAAATCGGTGGCCGAGGTGTCGGCCCTGCTGGCGATGCCGCTCGGTGTGGCGCGAATCCTGGTCGCGGACCTCGCGGAGGCAGGGCTCGTCGCCATTCACCAGCCTGGCGGAGACGAGAACAACGGCGGTGCGCCTGACGTGACACTGCTCGAAAGGGTGCTCAGTGGACTTCGAAAGCTCTGA
- a CDS encoding acyl-CoA carboxylase epsilon subunit, whose product MSPADIRVEKGHAEPEEVAAITALLLARAAARPAEIAPPHGGGRARAGWRRLEREPGFRAPHSWR is encoded by the coding sequence ATGTCCCCTGCCGACATCCGCGTCGAGAAGGGCCACGCCGAGCCCGAGGAAGTCGCCGCCATCACGGCCCTCCTCCTGGCCCGCGCCGCCGCCCGCCCCGCCGAGATCGCCCCGCCCCACGGCGGCGGCCGCGCCCGCGCGGGCTGGCGCCGCCTGGAACGCGAGCCGGGCTTCAGGGCGCCGCACAGCTGGCGCTGA
- a CDS encoding roadblock/LC7 domain-containing protein, with translation MSQAAQNLNWLITNFVDNTPGVSHTVVVSADGLLLAMSEGFPRDRADQLAAVASGLTSLTAGASRIFEGGNVAQTVVEMERGFLFLMSVSDGSSLAVLAHPECDIGLVGYEMALLVDRAGAVLTPDLRAELQGSLLH, from the coding sequence ATGAGCCAGGCGGCACAGAACCTCAACTGGTTGATCACGAATTTCGTGGACAACACCCCGGGGGTGTCCCACACCGTCGTCGTGTCCGCCGACGGACTCCTCCTGGCGATGTCCGAGGGCTTCCCTCGCGACCGCGCCGACCAGCTCGCGGCCGTCGCCTCGGGACTGACCTCGCTGACCGCCGGGGCGTCCCGGATCTTCGAGGGCGGCAACGTGGCGCAGACGGTCGTGGAGATGGAGCGGGGATTCCTCTTCCTCATGTCCGTCTCGGACGGCTCGTCCCTGGCCGTCCTCGCGCACCCGGAGTGCGACATCGGCCTCGTCGGCTACGAGATGGCGCTCCTGGTCGACCGCGCGGGTGCGGTCCTCACACCCGACCTGCGCGCCGAACTACAAGGCAGTCTGCTCCACTGA
- a CDS encoding roadblock/LC7 domain-containing protein: MSQAAQNLNWLITNFVDNTPGVSHTVVVSADGLLLAMSEGFPRDRADQLAAVASGLTSLTAGASRIFEGGSVNQTVVEMERGFLFIMSISDGSSLAVLAHPEADIGLIGYEMALLVDRAGTVLTPDLRAELQGSLLN; this comes from the coding sequence ATGAGCCAGGCGGCGCAGAACCTGAACTGGTTGATCACCAACTTCGTGGACAACACCCCGGGGGTGTCCCACACGGTGGTGGTCTCCGCCGACGGACTCCTTCTGGCGATGTCCGAAGGGTTCCCTCGCGACCGAGCCGATCAGCTCGCGGCCGTCGCCTCCGGCCTGACCTCGCTGACCGCCGGTGCCTCGCGCATCTTCGAGGGCGGCAGCGTGAACCAGACGGTTGTGGAGATGGAGCGCGGATTCCTCTTCATCATGTCCATCTCCGACGGCTCGTCCCTCGCGGTTCTCGCACACCCCGAGGCGGACATCGGTCTCATTGGGTACGAGATGGCCCTTCTGGTGGACCGTGCCGGCACGGTTTTGACCCCCGATCTGCGGGCGGAGCTCCAAGGGAGCCTTCTCAACTAA
- a CDS encoding GTP-binding protein codes for MDFASSSGGPSRSTTSAKIVVAGGFGVGKTTFVGAVSEINPLRTEAVMTSASAGIDDLTHTGDKTTTTVAMDFGRITLDQDLILYLFGTPGQDRFWFMWDDLVRGAIGAIVLVDTRRLADCFPAVDYFENSGLPFVIALNGFDGQQPYQPDEVREALQIGPDTPIITTDARHRADAKSALITLVEHALMARLR; via the coding sequence GTGGACTTCGCAAGCTCTAGCGGCGGTCCTTCCCGCTCCACCACTTCCGCGAAGATCGTGGTGGCGGGCGGCTTCGGCGTGGGCAAGACCACGTTCGTCGGCGCTGTCTCGGAGATCAACCCGCTGCGCACCGAGGCCGTGATGACATCCGCTTCGGCGGGCATCGACGACCTCACCCACACGGGGGACAAGACGACCACGACGGTCGCCATGGACTTCGGCCGCATCACGCTCGACCAGGACCTGATCCTGTACCTCTTCGGTACGCCCGGCCAGGACCGGTTCTGGTTCATGTGGGACGACCTGGTGCGCGGCGCCATCGGCGCGATCGTCCTGGTCGACACGAGGCGGCTCGCCGACTGCTTCCCGGCCGTCGACTACTTCGAGAACAGCGGTCTGCCGTTCGTCATCGCGCTGAACGGCTTCGACGGGCAGCAGCCGTACCAGCCGGACGAGGTCCGGGAGGCGCTGCAGATCGGCCCGGACACGCCGATCATCACGACGGACGCGCGGCATCGGGCCGACGCGAAGTCTGCGCTCATCACTCTCGTGGAGCACGCGCTGATGGCGCGGTTGCGCTGA